In Chryseobacterium sp. C-71, the genomic window TTGTGCAACGGGTTATTTGGGAGAAGGCACAGAAGAAGGTCTTTATGACAACAAAAATACAGAGAGAATTATAGATATCAATTACTCAAAATTAGTTCCGGTAATGAATTATTTTGCTCAGAAATTCGAAAGCAGAAGATCGGGAACTATCATCGGACTATCATCGGTTGCGGGTGACAGAGGAAGACAGAGTAATTTTATCTATGGGAGCGCAAAAGCAGCATTCACAGCTTATTTAAGTGGTTTGAGAAATTATCTTTTTGAAAAAAAAGTACATGTAATGACCGTAAAACCGGGATTTATGGCAACCAAAATGACAGAAGGTTTACCTTTGAATCCGAAATTGACGGTAACTCCAAAAAAAGCTGCAGAGTGTATTTATAAAGCATTCAAAAAACAAAAAAATATAGTATACGTTTTACCGATTTGGGGCGTTATTATGTTAATCATCAGAAATATTCCAGAATTTATTTTTAAGAAATTAAAGCTTTAATTAAGTATGAAAAAATTGTATTGTTTTGATTTTGACGGCACATTGACTTATAAGGATACGATGTTTATGTATCTTAAATTTTATAATCCATCAAAATTTCGGGTACAGTTTGTAAAACATATTCCGCTTTTTATTTTATTAAAATTAAAATTGGCGGAGACTGAAAAGGTAAAGAAAAGCTTTATCGGTTCTATTTTAAAAGGCCAGCTTCAGACCAAAATTGAAGAAAAGTCTAAACAGTTTTTTGAAGAAAATTATCCGAAAATTGTAAGAGAAAATGCCTTGGATTTCATTGGAAATATAGACAGAGAAAATACTGAAAGTCTTATGGTAACAGCTTCCCTGGATATATGGGCTAAACCATTTGCTGAAAAATTGCAGATGAATCTTGTTTCTACAAAAGCAGAATTTAAAAATGGT contains:
- a CDS encoding HAD family hydrolase gives rise to the protein MKKLYCFDFDGTLTYKDTMFMYLKFYNPSKFRVQFVKHIPLFILLKLKLAETEKVKKSFIGSILKGQLQTKIEEKSKQFFEENYPKIVRENALDFIGNIDRENTESLMVTASLDIWAKPFAEKLQMNLVSTKAEFKNGVFTGNFIGKNCNGKEKLERIKKEISDDKYDKIIAFGDTSGDKPMLKWANEGHYQFFH
- a CDS encoding SDR family NAD(P)-dependent oxidoreductase encodes the protein MIVLGSTSEVAQAFVEKALQEGEKFERIYLFTSNRETTERFARHIDVKFLQQSEIIELDLTKTINYSEFDQINSSVLFCATGYLGEGTEEGLYDNKNTERIIDINYSKLVPVMNYFAQKFESRRSGTIIGLSSVAGDRGRQSNFIYGSAKAAFTAYLSGLRNYLFEKKVHVMTVKPGFMATKMTEGLPLNPKLTVTPKKAAECIYKAFKKQKNIVYVLPIWGVIMLIIRNIPEFIFKKLKL